In the Planctomycetaceae bacterium genome, GCCAGTTTTGCTTCGTTGGGAGATGTGACCATTGCGGAGCCCCGGGCATTAATTGGCTTCGCAGGTCCCCGCGTCGTTTATCAGACCTGCAAGATTGAACTGCCGGAAGGATTCCAGACCAGCGAATTCCTCCTGAAGCATGGATTCGTCGATCGAATCGTGCACCGGTCAGAACTTCGTACGGAACTGGCTCGCATCATCGACTATTGCGCTGGCTAACGGCATGTTTGAAAAGCTCTTCGGAAAAAAGAAACCGGCCCACGAAACCACCGACATCAACCGCCGATTTAATCTCATCGGCCGGGTTGGTCAGGGCAGTATGTCGAAAGTCTGGAAGGCAGTTGACCTTCAGTCCGGGCGTACGGTTGCTTTGAAGGTACTGGATAAGGAAAAAACGGCCCGTTTCGAGGCCCGTTTTCAGGGACTCAATAAGCCATCTGAGGGCGAAGTGGCGATGACGCTGAATCATCCACACATCGTCCGGACTCATGAATTCGGATGGACGACTGACGACGAAATGTTTCTGGTGATGGAATTCGTCGAGGGTGTCGGTCTGAGCCTTCTGGTGGACCTTCAGAATGACGAAATGAAGCGATATCGGCTTCGTTACATGATTCAGATCGGTGAAGCGCTGAACTTCTTCCATGCTCAGAACTGGATTCACCGCGACATTTGTCCTCGCAACATCATGGTGTCTGAGGAAAAATGCATCAAGCTGATCGACTTTGGGCTGGCGGTCCCGAATACGCCGGATTTTCGGAAACCTGGCAACCGCACGGGAACTGCCAACTACATGGCGCCTGAACTGATTAAGCGGCAGCCGACAGATCAGCGGATTGATATCTTCGCTTACTCCGTCACATGTTTCGAAATGTATGCGCGACGGTGCCCATGGGACGCTGCATTAACGATTGATGCGGTCCTGCAGCACATCAACAAGCCACCGGTCGAAATCACCTCGGTGGTTCCAAAGATCGATAAGCAAATTGGTGAAACCATCATGAAGGGATTGCAGGCTCGTCCCGATGATCGCTGGCAGCACGTCTCGGAAATGGTCGGAATTTTTCGCGAAGCTGAAGCGCGTTTGGTTCGTGCTGCCAGAGAAGCCGCTGCCCGACGTGCCGCTCGCGACACAAATCGCTGACGATCCGGTGCGTTGCGTTCTTCCGGGTTTCTTGGCTGGGTTGAAGTCGTTTGCCCCTGAGATGATTTTTGACAAACTGGAAACAGTTTTCTTGCCTCAGCGATTTCATGATCTAGGGTTTGGGTAGTCGCCCCTACGGCTGGCCATCCCGTGCAGGCGCTAGACCGTTAATGCCGCAGCAACTTCGTCTGCACGGCATCTGCGTTTCCCCTGACGCAGTTATTCTGATCAGCGTTTTATCGTTCCCGACAGCGCGGATGGGTCAGATTTCGTGAGTTTGGTCGGCTTCGTCGACCTCAGGGGTGGGATGTGAGAGCGTCAAAAAGAAATCATCAGCCAGCCAATCGCAGTGGGGCCGTCGTTGTCGAAACATCGGTTGTACTGCCCGTTTTCTTCATGTTCCTGTTCGCCATCGTTGAGTTCGGTCACTGCTTCATGGTGATCCACGCGATGAACTCTGCCGCGTCGCAGGCTGCTCGAGCAGGCATTGGTGATTCTGCAACGACCGCACAGGTGATCAGCAGAGCAAAGCAGATTCTCGGTTCGGCTATTAATGCGAATCACGAGAACGTGGTGGTGAGCGTTAAGGATGCATCTGCTTTTGATGACCCGTCGTTCAATCCGTCCACAATCAACTACAGCAGTCTGCCTGATGTTGAAGTCGCCGATCTTCCGTCTCGTTCTTTGTTTATTGTTCGGGTTCAGGTGCCGTATTCGGAAATGGGGATCCTTGGTCCGGTCTGGATCACGACAGGAAACCTCTACGGCCAGTCGGTAATGCGAAAGGAATAGCAAGGTGCTGAAACGAAGATCCACAAGAATCCACAGCTCGAAGGAACGGGAAGGAGTGGCGGCGGTTGAGGCGGCCATTCTGCTGCCTGTCTTACTGATGCTGGCTCTTGGCGCAATCGAGATCGGAATTGCAATGCGGGCTGCGACAATCATGCAGTCTGCTGTGAGAGAGGCTGGAAGGCTTGTTAATACTGACTGGAGTGAGCTGGTTGGTGACCAGGACGACCCCAATACCAAGCTGGAACGTGACCTTCGGAATTATGTGACGGCTTCGGGTTTGCCAGGTAGCGCCCTGGTGATCTCAATTACACATGCCGGCGCCGACGGAGGACAGACGTTCGATCTTGCCGACCCGGACAATGAACTACAGCATGTAAAGATTTCACTCAGCCTGCCCCATGAGAGCATCAGCGTCTTCCCGAATCGTTACCTGCGGGGCTCCAGCATTGGAGCACACCTGGTTATGCGAGCCGGTCTTTCGGGTGGTCTTTCGAACTAACTCTGCTTTTTTCTCCCCCCTCGCGTTCCTGTAAAACTTTCTTCGGATCCTTGTTGTGAGGCGGCTATGAAGACTTCTGGATATCGAAAGCTCGTTGAAAAACTGAGGGCGCATCCGCGTCGAGGCGTTTTTCTCGTGCTGGCTATCATTGCAATCATCGGCGTGATGACGTTTGTGGGTTTCGCAATCGACCTGGGGATGATTACCCTGACGAAGACTCGAATGCAGGCGACGGCAGATGCGGCCGCACTGGGGGCAGTACAGGAAATCGTTCTGGGGGTCCGTTCAGCGGGGGAGCAGGGCATAACGAACCTTGCCGAAGTCCAGGCTGTGGCAGCTCAGGCAGCAAGAGACATGGCAGCCGAAATCGTTCAGCTGAACGGTCTTTACATTGATCCTTCGGTAGACGTTCAACTGGGAACGCGATTGCTCGCGGAAGACGGCGAGTCCTTCATCGAAACGTGGGGAACGCCACCGTATAACATGGTGAGGGTGACCGTTCGAAAGACAAATTCCGACCTCACGCAGCCAGATGCGAAGCTTCGATTGATGTTTGCTCCATTTGCAGGCGACCGTTCGCAGGCCATCAGTGCGGATGCGACAGCTTTCATCGAATCGCGTGATATTGTTGCGGTGCTGGACTATTCCGGCTCGATGGCGTACGACAGCCTGTTAATGAATTCAACGGTCAATCGACTCACGAAGGCTTCTGTTGAGTCTGGTCTTGACGAAATCTGGGATGAACTGGTCGCATCGGATGTTCGATACAGCGACGAAAACAGCACGAAGAAGTTTCCGTCTGGTGGGTATGGTTTACTGAACTCATACGAGGGCACTTATCTCAGCACGAGTTCAACGTCCACTGTGATTGAAGACCTCGGGATTTATGATCCCGGTGATAACTACTGGGACTCCTGGAGCTATTCGAGTTC is a window encoding:
- a CDS encoding serine/threonine-protein kinase — encoded protein: MFEKLFGKKKPAHETTDINRRFNLIGRVGQGSMSKVWKAVDLQSGRTVALKVLDKEKTARFEARFQGLNKPSEGEVAMTLNHPHIVRTHEFGWTTDDEMFLVMEFVEGVGLSLLVDLQNDEMKRYRLRYMIQIGEALNFFHAQNWIHRDICPRNIMVSEEKCIKLIDFGLAVPNTPDFRKPGNRTGTANYMAPELIKRQPTDQRIDIFAYSVTCFEMYARRCPWDAALTIDAVLQHINKPPVEITSVVPKIDKQIGETIMKGLQARPDDRWQHVSEMVGIFREAEARLVRAAREAAARRAARDTNR
- a CDS encoding TadE/TadG family type IV pilus assembly protein, with translation MRASKRNHQPANRSGAVVVETSVVLPVFFMFLFAIVEFGHCFMVIHAMNSAASQAARAGIGDSATTAQVISRAKQILGSAINANHENVVVSVKDASAFDDPSFNPSTINYSSLPDVEVADLPSRSLFIVRVQVPYSEMGILGPVWITTGNLYGQSVMRKE
- a CDS encoding TadE/TadG family type IV pilus assembly protein translates to MLKRRSTRIHSSKEREGVAAVEAAILLPVLLMLALGAIEIGIAMRAATIMQSAVREAGRLVNTDWSELVGDQDDPNTKLERDLRNYVTASGLPGSALVISITHAGADGGQTFDLADPDNELQHVKISLSLPHESISVFPNRYLRGSSIGAHLVMRAGLSGGLSN